One part of the Clostridium thermosuccinogenes genome encodes these proteins:
- a CDS encoding Mov34/MPN/PAD-1 family protein, with amino-acid sequence MKLWRNFYQNKFRILKPTLIVKKSVYDFIIKTTKESPDVETGGILMGHDKEPLTVHVTHASLPGPNAFHSATKFVRDTEYCSKILLEHYNNFGVDYVGEWHSHIVPLHGMSTGDYLTVGSIMNDPDYKFNAFAVIVAVLKKDEVNLIGYVSSNRYIQNVGITIEDD; translated from the coding sequence CTCTTATTGTAAAAAAGAGCGTTTACGATTTTATTATAAAAACTACAAAAGAGAGTCCTGATGTAGAAACAGGTGGCATATTAATGGGACATGATAAGGAGCCATTAACAGTTCATGTCACCCACGCTTCGCTTCCAGGACCTAATGCATTCCATTCTGCCACGAAATTTGTAAGAGATACAGAGTATTGCAGTAAGATACTATTGGAACATTATAATAATTTCGGTGTTGATTATGTCGGAGAGTGGCACAGCCATATTGTTCCTTTACATGGAATGAGTACTGGTGATTATTTAACAGTTGGTTCAATAATGAACGACCCAGATTACAAGTTTAATGCATTTGCTGTAATAGTTGCCGTTTTAAAAAAGGATGAAGTTAATCTCATCGGCTATGTATCGTCAAATAGATATATACAAAATGTTGGTATTACAATTGAAGATGATTAA
- a CDS encoding helix-turn-helix domain-containing protein, with amino-acid sequence MGRKCVEVKSLYGLTIDDLNLIANSSDSNYTRDVVKAVIMRHKGIHTQVIADTLSKCNATIVSYINNWNDSGIACIADLRGGNIESTVTDEMVEDIRNIVTSKSPHEFGYEQNRWNAKLLVRYVEDHWGKEYSDTWIRKILANLGFSYKRGVYKPSKGDPKLQESFKKNVSCIGYN; translated from the coding sequence ATGGGTAGAAAATGTGTTGAGGTTAAATCACTTTATGGATTAACGATAGATGACTTAAATTTAATAGCCAATAGTTCTGACAGTAATTATACCAGAGACGTCGTCAAAGCTGTAATCATGAGGCATAAGGGTATCCATACGCAGGTTATTGCAGATACCTTGAGTAAATGTAACGCAACCATTGTGTCATATATCAACAACTGGAACGATAGCGGTATTGCTTGCATCGCCGACCTGCGGGGCGGCAATATTGAAAGTACTGTCACCGATGAAATGGTAGAGGATATCCGCAATATAGTTACCAGTAAGAGTCCTCATGAGTTCGGCTATGAACAAAACCGGTGGAACGCCAAGTTGTTAGTCAGGTATGTAGAAGACCACTGGGGAAAAGAATATTCCGACACCTGGATCCGTAAAATACTGGCTAATCTTGGTTTCTCGTACAAAAGGGGTGTTTATAAACCGAGCAAGGGAGACCCAAAGCTTCAGGAAAGCTTTAAAAAAAATGTCAGTTGTATTGGATATAATTGA
- a CDS encoding transposase yields the protein MSVVLDIIEPLGDVSLWCQDETSKRLESNNFYSWSPVGKPTEIECNGCHKGINIIGATEVLNHMGFVYDVYSKKEGSLTAAHVVKYMERLLDYDKARGISTTFVQWDNSPIHKGPLIQEFVEAHKSDLIVLHQPPYSPHLNPQEEMWHWMKNFIAQASAVKNEQELLHLVNRFEAYIKAHPDEVRHRLYARNYFP from the coding sequence ATGTCAGTTGTATTGGATATAATTGAGCCTTTAGGAGATGTCTCCCTGTGGTGTCAGGATGAAACCAGTAAAAGGCTCGAATCCAACAACTTTTATTCCTGGAGTCCTGTAGGCAAACCTACAGAAATTGAGTGTAACGGCTGTCATAAGGGCATCAATATCATTGGAGCTACGGAAGTACTGAATCATATGGGTTTTGTGTACGATGTATACTCCAAAAAAGAAGGCTCTTTGACAGCAGCTCATGTGGTCAAATATATGGAGCGTTTACTGGACTATGATAAAGCAAGAGGGATTTCTACCACCTTTGTCCAGTGGGATAATTCTCCGATTCATAAAGGCCCTTTGATACAAGAGTTTGTTGAGGCTCATAAAAGTGATTTAATAGTGTTGCATCAACCTCCTTATTCTCCACACCTGAATCCTCAAGAGGAGATGTGGCACTGGATGAAAAACTTTATTGCACAAGCCTCTGCTGTAAAGAACGAACAGGAACTATTGCATTTAGTAAATCGTTTTGAGGCATATATTAAAGCTCATCCTGATGAGGTTAGGCATCGGCTATATGCCCGGAACTACTTTCCATGA
- a CDS encoding DUF3883 domain-containing protein, producing the protein MATCCTFILQYTHTECGVNELKSTDATKYNNNILKTNNGEYYVPEKFAPLLNHLKETRYPGFNVNGIITKLGKLVEIEGLIPQVIKNSRNENMLKCSHCGNMYTNTIDNWQAVNKRIICINCADKLKKNSNLKVEPIISQNIEGMSIKDDINISSIIYTFDELRKKLSPEFDYLKLHKFQMEIGKLGEAYVYDLERKNLAGTKYQDMVDNTPAKNPSNGYDILSYDRNGNELYIEVKTEASNENDFYITANELCTARQLQSEGKKYLIYRVHNILAKDKNDITIDIIDNILNNKEYRLEEYIWKVIKC; encoded by the coding sequence GTGGCAACTTGCTGTACTTTTATTTTACAATACACACATACAGAGTGCGGTGTTAATGAATTAAAGTCAACAGACGCTACAAAATATAATAATAATATCCTAAAAACAAATAATGGTGAGTATTATGTTCCAGAAAAGTTTGCACCTCTTTTAAACCATTTAAAAGAAACAAGGTATCCAGGATTTAATGTAAATGGTATAATAACAAAACTCGGAAAATTAGTTGAGATTGAAGGCTTAATTCCGCAAGTTATAAAGAATTCAAGAAATGAAAATATGCTTAAATGTTCTCATTGTGGAAACATGTATACTAATACTATAGATAATTGGCAAGCCGTCAATAAAAGAATTATTTGTATTAATTGTGCAGATAAATTAAAAAAAAACTCTAACTTAAAGGTAGAACCTATAATAAGCCAAAATATTGAAGGAATGAGTATAAAAGACGACATTAATATTTCATCAATAATTTATACCTTTGATGAATTAAGAAAAAAACTTTCTCCCGAATTTGACTATTTAAAACTGCATAAATTCCAGATGGAAATTGGCAAACTGGGTGAGGCATATGTATATGACTTAGAAAGAAAGAATCTTGCTGGTACAAAATATCAAGACATGGTAGATAATACCCCTGCCAAAAACCCATCTAACGGATATGATATACTTTCATATGATAGGAATGGAAATGAACTTTATATTGAAGTTAAAACTGAAGCATCAAATGAAAATGATTTTTATATTACAGCAAATGAATTATGTACGGCTCGCCAGTTACAATCAGAAGGTAAAAAGTATCTAATATATAGAGTTCATAATATTTTAGCAAAGGATAAAAACGACATAACTATCGATATTATAGATAACATCTTAAATAATAAGGAATACAGGTTGGAAGAATACATATGGAAGGTAATAAAATGTTAA
- the istA gene encoding IS21 family transposase: MLTMADIKYIKDLSDKKGLSLREISRITGFNFRTVQKYVDKDDWSKPLTRKKNSKSVLDSFAKTIDEWLEADLKAPRKQRHTAKRIYNRLSKLYKDEFTVSYRTVARYVAEKKRKLYGSNESYIPLYHPAGEAQLDFGMAEFVENGIRYEGCYVAMSFPYSNGGYIQAYKGTNIECLLQGMQNIFNHMGRVPTCIWFDNDKAVVKKILTNGEREVTDAFNRFRLHYGFESNFCNPDSGHEKGHVENKVGYSRRNMLVPVPEFKDLQEFNKNLLIECDEDMHRKHYLKDILIKTLFEQDKKAMKPLPKAEYEIYRLEKVKSDKYGKVNFENRKYSASPEHAQRELFVKANAFNVWILDDQYQVVQWHNRLYGKQKESMKWEPYLVLMSNRPNAIKYTGFFQQLPQTLQEYLSGCDYEQKKATLRMLKKMVANSELETAVDAFNYCVQKGIQDLDSIWARYYSMVFANAPIPDIVVKDEIPCLSYEVNNSIYDDLLERGLPHA; encoded by the coding sequence ATGCTAACAATGGCTGATATTAAGTATATCAAAGATTTATCGGATAAGAAAGGCTTATCCTTACGAGAAATTTCAAGAATAACCGGTTTTAACTTCAGAACTGTCCAGAAATATGTGGATAAGGATGATTGGTCAAAACCATTAACCAGAAAAAAGAACAGCAAAAGTGTACTTGACTCATTTGCAAAAACTATTGATGAATGGCTGGAAGCCGATTTAAAGGCACCAAGGAAACAGAGACATACAGCCAAAAGAATATATAATCGGCTTAGTAAGTTATACAAAGATGAATTTACTGTATCATATCGAACTGTTGCCAGATATGTAGCAGAAAAGAAACGAAAACTATATGGAAGCAATGAAAGCTATATCCCGCTTTATCATCCTGCCGGGGAGGCGCAGTTAGACTTTGGAATGGCAGAATTTGTGGAAAACGGGATTCGATATGAAGGCTGCTATGTGGCCATGTCTTTCCCATACAGCAATGGCGGTTACATACAGGCCTATAAGGGAACCAACATTGAATGCCTGCTCCAGGGTATGCAAAATATATTCAATCACATGGGACGAGTTCCCACCTGTATATGGTTTGATAACGATAAGGCTGTTGTAAAGAAGATATTGACTAACGGTGAGAGGGAAGTTACAGACGCATTCAACAGATTTCGACTGCATTATGGTTTTGAGAGTAATTTCTGCAATCCCGACAGTGGGCATGAAAAAGGGCATGTGGAAAACAAGGTAGGCTATTCAAGAAGAAATATGCTGGTTCCGGTGCCGGAATTCAAAGACCTTCAAGAATTTAATAAGAACCTGCTGATCGAATGTGATGAAGATATGCATCGTAAGCACTACTTAAAAGATATCCTCATTAAAACTCTGTTTGAACAGGATAAGAAAGCAATGAAACCTTTGCCAAAAGCTGAGTATGAGATCTACCGTCTTGAGAAAGTGAAGTCCGATAAATACGGGAAAGTGAACTTTGAAAACAGAAAATACTCTGCCAGTCCTGAGCATGCTCAAAGGGAGCTTTTTGTGAAAGCCAATGCTTTCAATGTCTGGATTCTTGATGATCAGTATCAGGTTGTTCAATGGCATAACCGATTATATGGAAAACAAAAAGAATCTATGAAATGGGAACCCTATCTGGTACTGATGAGTAACAGACCAAATGCCATAAAATATACCGGCTTTTTTCAGCAGTTGCCCCAAACATTGCAGGAGTACCTTTCTGGCTGTGATTACGAGCAAAAGAAAGCTACCCTAAGAATGCTGAAGAAGATGGTTGCTAACAGTGAGCTTGAAACAGCAGTGGATGCTTTTAACTACTGTGTTCAAAAAGGTATACAAGACTTGGATAGTATATGGGCCCGTTATTACAGTATGGTCTTCGCAAATGCTCCCATACCTGATATTGTTGTGAAAGATGAAATCCCTTGTCTGTCATATGAGGTGAATAACTCAATCTACGACGACCTGCTTGAGAGGGGGCTTCCTCATGCATGA
- the istB gene encoding IS21-like element helper ATPase IstB yields MHELIAAYCNTLKLGSRIAKNYSQIEAETHEEFLAKLLAMEIEARELNRKNALLKQAQFDVLKTFGDFRFEKMSIPNTIDVEAIKTASFVDKKENLILYGSVGLGKTHLATAMGVEACNRGKRVRFFRTSSLVNQLLDAKAEGSLKRFMKQLNKADLIICDEWGFIPFEKEGAQLLFQVISDCYERKSLIITTNLEFSKWNSIFYDEKLTSAIIDRIIHHSHLIVFEGSSNRLENSLMKVR; encoded by the coding sequence ATGCATGAACTAATTGCTGCCTACTGTAACACTCTAAAACTTGGCTCAAGAATTGCCAAGAATTATTCGCAGATTGAGGCCGAGACCCATGAGGAATTTCTTGCTAAGCTTTTGGCTATGGAAATAGAGGCCAGAGAACTCAATCGTAAAAATGCCCTGCTGAAGCAAGCGCAATTTGATGTCTTGAAAACCTTTGGAGACTTTCGGTTTGAAAAGATGAGTATACCCAATACTATCGATGTAGAAGCTATTAAAACAGCTTCTTTCGTTGACAAAAAGGAAAACCTGATTCTCTATGGATCTGTTGGGCTTGGGAAAACTCACCTGGCTACGGCAATGGGTGTGGAAGCCTGTAACCGTGGGAAAAGGGTAAGGTTTTTCCGCACATCTTCACTTGTTAATCAACTATTGGATGCCAAAGCTGAAGGAAGCCTTAAACGTTTTATGAAGCAATTGAATAAGGCAGATTTGATTATTTGCGATGAATGGGGTTTCATTCCATTTGAAAAAGAGGGAGCGCAACTTTTATTTCAGGTTATATCAGACTGTTACGAACGCAAAAGTCTAATTATTACTACTAATTTAGAATTCAGTAAATGGAACAGTATTTTCTACGATGAAAAGCTAACAAGCGCAATCATTGATAGAATTATTCATCACAGCCACTTAATTGTATTTGAAGGTTCAAGTAATCGTTTAGAGAACTCCTTGATGAAAGTACGATAA
- a CDS encoding ArsR/SmtB family transcription factor, whose protein sequence is MDLIEIFKALGDENRIRILNLLIRQELCVCEIETVLDMTQSNASRHLNKLKTSGIITSEKKSQWVYYRVDNKFIEENNLLYEFIKNKMAENTQLLRDIETLKKYKNSNFTCEQLREDKSQVLKYLREQCNNN, encoded by the coding sequence TTGGATTTAATAGAAATCTTTAAAGCGTTGGGAGATGAAAACAGAATTAGAATACTCAATTTGCTAATAAGACAGGAACTCTGTGTGTGCGAGATAGAAACAGTGCTGGATATGACGCAGTCTAATGCTTCAAGACATCTAAATAAATTAAAAACTTCAGGTATTATAACCAGTGAAAAGAAATCTCAATGGGTCTATTACAGAGTAGATAACAAGTTTATTGAAGAAAATAACCTACTGTATGAATTTATTAAAAACAAGATGGCTGAAAATACACAATTGTTAAGAGATATAGAGACACTTAAAAAATATAAAAACAGTAACTTTACATGTGAGCAACTACGGGAAGATAAAAGTCAGGTTCTTAAGTATCTTCGAGAGCAGTGCAATAACAATTAA
- the arsB gene encoding ACR3 family arsenite efflux transporter, with translation MQENKGLGFFEKYLTVWVAVCIIVGVAIGQLVPSIPETLSKFEYANVSIPVAILIWLMIYPMMLKIDFSSIVRATKKPKGLIVTCVTNWLIKPFTMYLIAAFFLKVVFSRWIGPDLATDYLAGAVLLGAAPCTAMVFVWSYLTKGDPAYTLVQVAVNDLIILFAFTPIVAFLLGVSNVTVPYDTLILSTILFVVIPLAGGYLTRRNIIKHKSIEYFENIFLKKFDNVTIVGLLLTLVIIFSFQGEIILSNPLHIILIAIPLIIQTFFIFFIAYGWAKIWKLPHDIAAPAGMIGASNFFELAVAVAISLFGLESGAALATVVGVLVEVPVMLTLVRIANSTRHWFQ, from the coding sequence ATGCAAGAAAATAAAGGATTAGGTTTTTTTGAAAAGTACCTTACAGTATGGGTAGCAGTATGCATTATAGTAGGAGTTGCAATAGGACAATTAGTTCCTTCAATCCCTGAAACTTTAAGCAAATTTGAATATGCAAATGTATCAATTCCTGTTGCTATTCTCATATGGCTAATGATTTACCCAATGATGCTGAAAATTGATTTTTCAAGCATTGTCAGGGCAACAAAAAAACCGAAGGGACTAATAGTTACTTGTGTAACAAACTGGCTTATCAAGCCTTTTACAATGTATCTTATTGCAGCGTTTTTCTTGAAAGTAGTGTTCAGTAGGTGGATTGGTCCGGATTTAGCGACAGACTATCTTGCAGGTGCAGTATTATTAGGAGCCGCACCATGTACCGCTATGGTATTCGTATGGAGTTATCTGACAAAAGGCGACCCTGCTTATACATTAGTGCAGGTAGCAGTGAATGACCTGATAATATTGTTTGCATTTACACCAATTGTTGCATTCCTATTAGGGGTAAGTAATGTGACCGTTCCTTATGACACGCTGATATTATCAACAATCCTGTTTGTTGTTATTCCATTGGCAGGAGGGTACCTTACTAGAAGGAACATCATTAAACATAAGAGTATAGAGTATTTCGAGAACATTTTTCTCAAGAAATTTGATAATGTAACAATCGTAGGTTTGCTTCTCACTTTAGTAATTATTTTCTCGTTCCAGGGTGAAATAATTTTAAGTAATCCCTTGCATATTATATTAATTGCCATACCATTAATTATCCAGACATTCTTTATATTCTTCATTGCTTATGGATGGGCAAAGATATGGAAACTTCCCCATGATATTGCAGCACCTGCGGGAATGATTGGAGCAAGCAATTTCTTTGAACTTGCAGTTGCAGTGGCAATTTCACTCTTTGGACTGGAATCTGGAGCCGCTCTTGCAACAGTTGTAGGGGTATTGGTTGAAGTCCCGGTCATGCTTACATTGGTCAGGATTGCAAATAGTACAAGGCATTGGTTTCAATAA
- a CDS encoding arsenate reductase ArsC, whose protein sequence is MKKKVAFVCVHNSCRSQMAEGWAKKLGSDVLEAYSAGTEKYPEVKPLAVQVMEEAGVDMSDHHPKLLSDIPAEVDILITMGCNVECPYVPCQHIEDWGLSDPSGGPIEDYRKTRDIIKEKVEDLIQRVKNNQI, encoded by the coding sequence ATGAAAAAGAAGGTTGCTTTTGTATGTGTCCACAACTCTTGCCGTTCTCAAATGGCAGAAGGTTGGGCAAAGAAGTTGGGAAGTGACGTATTAGAAGCATATTCGGCAGGGACGGAAAAATACCCTGAAGTGAAGCCACTAGCAGTACAGGTAATGGAAGAAGCAGGAGTGGATATGAGTGACCATCATCCGAAACTATTAAGCGATATTCCGGCGGAAGTAGATATATTAATAACGATGGGATGTAATGTAGAATGCCCTTATGTACCATGCCAGCATATAGAAGATTGGGGGCTTAGTGACCCGTCAGGCGGACCAATAGAGGATTACAGAAAAACAAGAGATATAATTAAGGAAAAAGTCGAGGATTTAATACAGAGAGTAAAGAACAATCAGATTTGA
- a CDS encoding permease: MNILAMIFGWLNDQLLKMRWLSELVRLLVEKVFGLPVSERIGGSIHFFIYDTIKIFILLSLLIFVISYIQSYFPPERTKKILGKIKGIKGNILGALLGTITPFCSCSSIPIFIGFTSAGLPLGITFSFLISSPMVDLASLMLLISFFGLKIAIAYVVVGLILAVIGGTLIEKFRLEKYVEGYVREIENVDAEVPEMTRKERISYSKEQVRDIIKRVWLYVLIGVGIGAAIHNWIPQSFIENVVGGNNPFAVMLATVVGIPMYADIFGTLPIAEALFAKGVDVGTIVSFMMAVTALSLPSIIMLRKVVKPKLLAIFVSIVSAGIIIIGYLFNAFSYIFV; this comes from the coding sequence ATGAACATATTAGCCATGATATTCGGTTGGTTAAATGACCAACTATTAAAAATGAGATGGCTTTCAGAATTGGTAAGACTTCTTGTGGAAAAAGTATTTGGTTTACCTGTTAGCGAAAGGATAGGCGGAAGTATTCACTTTTTTATATACGATACAATTAAAATATTTATATTATTATCACTATTAATATTTGTCATATCCTATATCCAGAGTTATTTTCCGCCAGAGAGGACAAAGAAGATTCTCGGAAAGATAAAAGGCATTAAAGGGAATATACTTGGGGCACTGCTTGGTACGATAACTCCCTTTTGCAGTTGCTCCAGTATACCAATTTTTATAGGTTTTACTTCGGCTGGATTGCCTTTAGGCATAACCTTTTCTTTCTTAATATCTTCGCCAATGGTAGATTTGGCGTCATTAATGTTGTTAATTTCATTTTTCGGTCTTAAAATTGCCATAGCCTATGTTGTAGTAGGCTTAATTTTGGCAGTTATTGGAGGAACTTTAATAGAAAAGTTTAGACTTGAAAAATATGTAGAAGGATATGTAAGGGAAATTGAAAATGTTGATGCGGAAGTGCCTGAAATGACTCGTAAGGAAAGAATATCATATTCAAAGGAACAGGTCAGAGATATTATCAAAAGGGTTTGGCTATATGTATTAATCGGTGTAGGCATAGGGGCGGCTATTCATAACTGGATTCCACAGTCATTCATAGAAAATGTGGTTGGAGGTAATAATCCATTTGCAGTGATGCTTGCTACTGTAGTGGGCATTCCAATGTATGCTGATATATTCGGTACTCTTCCAATAGCCGAAGCGTTATTTGCAAAAGGAGTGGACGTAGGGACTATAGTGTCATTTATGATGGCAGTAACAGCCCTGTCTCTGCCTTCCATAATTATGCTCAGAAAGGTGGTAAAGCCTAAACTTTTAGCAATCTTTGTATCTATCGTATCAGCAGGGATTATTATTATTGGATACTTATTTAATGCTTTTTCATATATTTTTGTGTAA
- a CDS encoding thioredoxin family protein yields the protein MVIKVLGSGCCNCKKLEANVREAVKELGLEATIEKVEDFKDIMAYGVMRTPALVVDEQVKIMGRVPSVEDIKRYL from the coding sequence ATGGTAATCAAAGTTTTAGGTTCAGGATGTTGTAATTGCAAAAAATTAGAGGCTAATGTCAGAGAGGCTGTAAAGGAACTGGGACTTGAAGCCACTATTGAAAAAGTAGAGGATTTTAAGGACATTATGGCATATGGTGTAATGAGAACACCTGCACTTGTAGTAGATGAACAGGTAAAGATTATGGGAAGAGTTCCGTCGGTAGAGGATATTAAAAGATATTTATAA
- a CDS encoding DUF2703 domain-containing protein gives MGCCETQRNNTCCSTSCGCEEQNYEEEKKKIIIDFLFLDLSICTRCQGTESSLEEAIKDVAKVLELAGIEVVVNKIHIDSKEKAIQYRFESSPTIRINGNDIQLEMRESLCESCGDLCGDEVDCRVWVYKGKEYNVPPKAMIIDAILREVYSDKKAQLNNRVGKEAYQLPENLRRFFESIEKNKNCE, from the coding sequence ATGGGATGTTGTGAAACTCAAAGAAATAATACATGCTGTAGTACGAGTTGCGGGTGTGAAGAGCAAAATTATGAAGAAGAAAAGAAAAAAATAATAATTGATTTTTTGTTTTTAGATTTAAGTATATGTACAAGATGCCAGGGCACGGAGAGCAGTCTTGAAGAAGCCATTAAGGACGTTGCTAAAGTGCTTGAATTAGCGGGCATAGAAGTTGTTGTAAATAAAATTCATATTGATAGTAAGGAAAAGGCCATACAGTATAGATTTGAGAGTTCACCTACTATCCGTATTAATGGAAATGATATACAACTGGAAATGAGAGAATCACTTTGTGAATCATGTGGCGATTTGTGCGGGGATGAAGTGGACTGCCGTGTATGGGTGTACAAAGGTAAAGAATATAATGTTCCTCCAAAAGCAATGATAATTGATGCCATACTTCGTGAAGTATATAGTGACAAAAAAGCACAGTTAAATAATAGAGTTGGTAAGGAAGCATATCAATTACCGGAAAATTTACGTCGATTTTTTGAATCGATTGAGAAAAATAAGAATTGTGAATAA